One Osmia lignaria lignaria isolate PbOS001 chromosome 4, iyOsmLign1, whole genome shotgun sequence genomic window, TCTAAACTATAGGGTATAAAACGCTTAATGTTACGATATACGATATTTCGTAATGTTAGGATACGTGCACCTTCAACTTTTGGACGAATTTGGAATGTCCAAGAGAAGAATGAACGATGACGAGATGGACTTATCGTCGATAGCGGAGAACGACGATGAATTTTACAGCGACGGTGAGAGCATTTACGGTCTGAAACTAGGACCGAACGCGTCCAACTATTCGATCCTACCCGATAGGTCCAAGCAAGCTGCGTCAAGAGGTTCTAACTACAGCATACACGCGAGATCCTTGCCGAATTTACACGAGGAGGAAATCGCAACGACTAGTGGACGCGATTTGTCTCATTCCAGTCGCAACGTGAAGGCCCAGACCGATTACGAGAACGACTCCTCGGCCGATGAACGGAGCTTGGGAAGCAAGAGAAACTTGTTCAAGGGAGAATTGACCAAACAAGGGAATCGACGGCCGGAAAAACAATCGTCGCAAACTAAAGTGCAAGAATTGTCGGGTCAAGAAATAACGACCAGTAGCAATAGTTCCGGTTATCGATCCGACAATTACACGATGGACAGCGACAGCAGTGGCAATCGCAGTCAAAATTTCAGTTTGTCTCAGAATTCGAACTACGAAGAGTTGGAAGAGTGGATAGCAAACGCTAAACTGCCGAATAACTGCTTCAAAAAGGTTACTTACACGGCCGATGGCAAACTTTTCGATCCAAAGGAAGAGAGGAAACAGCTAATAAACAGTAAACAGCGGAGGATCAAGCTGGCTCTGAGACGACACAACTATGATCTTCTTTACGTGAGCAGCACCGAATTCATGAAACACTTTATAAACGTTTTCGTGAATCGTTTGGCCGACTCGTTCGGCTTCGATAAGGAATCCGTGGATGACGCGAGACGAGAGGGTTGCGTTCTCTATTGCGACCAAATCATGGTTTCCAGCACGGTCAGATACAGTCGAGTCGAGCAGTATGAAATTATACCCGCGATTTGGTTGCAATGGCCCACCTGTGCTCAAGAATGGCTGGACAGACCGAGAAGTACCTGGCCCGACTACAATGACGTCGAAAAAATCAAAGACTTTGGATGTTTCGTGGTACCGGAGGGTTTTGTGCCGAAAAAAGGGAACAGCAGTATTATGGTGGACCTCGAATGGCAGCTCACTTTTCCAACTGCCGAACGATATCTTGAAACCTGTATGACTCAGTCTCAGGTACAGGTGTACTTCATCGCGTTGATGCTTCACAAGACTTTTATGAGGCCCGTTTTGGATACCATGTTCGGTATGACCGCCGCTCACATCAGGCACAGGTTGTTTTGGATGATCGAAGAGAACGACAGGCCATCGAAATGGCCCAACAATAGAATGGGAGAGTGTTTGTTATCCCTATTGAACTCGTTATATCATAGTATTAGCCAAAACGAGCCCACGCTCAGGGATTACTTCATCGCCGATAGGAATCTCTTTCAACGCGTACCTTGTGAACATTTGCTGCACACGCAGAAACAACTGAAACGCATCATCGAGAATCCGGTGATGTACGTTTTCCATGCGTTGGAGAACATTCGATACGGCGATAACTTTTTCCCTCGGCTAGATTTCGAGATGCTGTTGAAAATATTGACAGCGGACACGTTGACACTGGTCAACCCGGCGTTAGCTCAACGTATCATAAAGCCAATGCCACGACCTAACGATTCAAACGCCGAGCAGGAGGACAAATATGGTAAAACAAAAGGATTTTGGGATAGTGTCAAAAATCAACCAAAAAAACATTCCGTTCAATCGGTTAACAATAGAACGTTAATTAATCCTCGCAAAGCTACGGATTCCATCATCGAAATTTCGGTAAGTATTATGACGAAATCGTGATAAAGCTGTTAtcgctttgaaatatttcaacctAATTTACGCTCATAATCAGCTTTTAAACGATTCGGTCGATCTGCtactgtttttctttcttttttttttcgaataaaatattttgattagTTTCATCGTTTCAATGAGAAGATGCGAGGCGATAGATAGAGATTATTTTATATCTCTACCTTAATAGTTTCTAATCTTATCTATGATACTTTGCCTGAGATCTACAATCTATTCGTTATGGATGTAGGATATATTATTTGTACGGAATATTACCGTGTACATCGATATGTAATGAAAGCTGATTAATTGGCTGTTACTTTTACAGACGCGGTGCGCGGAGCTCGAGGGTCCAAGGTTGTGCGTTCTGCTAGATTTCTTCGTAAGGCATTTTATCAAAATCGCTGAACGTTGTAATCAGTATCGAGCCTATGGACAGAAAGCCGCTTACCTCGATCACGCAGATCGATTATCCATTATACTTTTCGAACAT contains:
- the LOC117603376 gene encoding uncharacterized protein LOC117603376, coding for MGNSKSKSKNGARGKIRGKAGRDSQPGGGKYPGNRNDEYEDTELLLLRRAIERDPESFVLNNLMMCVQFFGNYEEEIKHVKETLVSSQEAKLNKRLPPQKHVLLPDVLQEHISRNVGFTSTRQTFRPTVEPLHPVRIYTVHDNIDIIEQNYSSHYSSVNDSTMYNILLKPTAHQGYVHLQLLDEFGMSKRRMNDDEMDLSSIAENDDEFYSDGESIYGLKLGPNASNYSILPDRSKQAASRGSNYSIHARSLPNLHEEEIATTSGRDLSHSSRNVKAQTDYENDSSADERSLGSKRNLFKGELTKQGNRRPEKQSSQTKVQELSGQEITTSSNSSGYRSDNYTMDSDSSGNRSQNFSLSQNSNYEELEEWIANAKLPNNCFKKVTYTADGKLFDPKEERKQLINSKQRRIKLALRRHNYDLLYVSSTEFMKHFINVFVNRLADSFGFDKESVDDARREGCVLYCDQIMVSSTVRYSRVEQYEIIPAIWLQWPTCAQEWLDRPRSTWPDYNDVEKIKDFGCFVVPEGFVPKKGNSSIMVDLEWQLTFPTAERYLETCMTQSQVQVYFIALMLHKTFMRPVLDTMFGMTAAHIRHRLFWMIEENDRPSKWPNNRMGECLLSLLNSLYHSISQNEPTLRDYFIADRNLFQRVPCEHLLHTQKQLKRIIENPVMYVFHALENIRYGDNFFPRLDFEMLLKILTADTLTLVNPALAQRIIKPMPRPNDSNAEQEDKYGKTKGFWDSVKNQPKKHSVQSVNNRTLINPRKATDSIIEISTRCAELEGPRLCVLLDFFVRHFIKIAERCNQYRAYGQKAAYLDHADRLSIILFEHQRFKEDARAYRDKIKVLRRKIGRSESRDNIPETPKRNPETALYVASLKDRFVPEPPERVYSSPRNSDAPQSDQTTDRVQNVTEAIVHETHHQETKEETFNLKDKTITPNPVTLRKSSSDESEIYESKNDNKSVLITLPEVPENDSTYI